In one Thermosipho ferrireducens genomic region, the following are encoded:
- a CDS encoding DUF6115 domain-containing protein produces the protein MGVLEWLVLFGTIGALSFSWGIYILESFYKKSGSQELKKEEERLLDLMGKVRIFVDSKIELLDAKLEEVNKVTEKLNDMYSKLMLQSVEIEKLKEEINFKNRQFGDISQEPQKDTQAVKADLTNEFERKASEKPASETKKEKSIEEQIIEMFYNGVSEVDIAKKFNMGIGEVRLIIDLMSRSKG, from the coding sequence ATGGGTGTGCTCGAATGGTTGGTGCTTTTCGGCACCATAGGCGCTTTGTCTTTTTCCTGGGGAATATATATACTGGAATCTTTTTATAAGAAAAGTGGTTCACAAGAGCTAAAAAAGGAAGAAGAAAGATTATTAGACCTTATGGGAAAGGTAAGAATTTTTGTTGATTCAAAAATTGAATTGCTGGACGCAAAATTAGAAGAAGTAAACAAAGTAACTGAGAAATTAAACGATATGTATTCAAAACTCATGCTCCAATCAGTGGAAATAGAAAAGTTAAAGGAAGAAATAAACTTTAAAAATCGGCAGTTTGGTGATATTTCTCAGGAACCCCAAAAAGATACCCAGGCAGTTAAAGCTGATCTTACAAACGAATTTGAAAGAAAAGCTTCAGAAAAACCAGCGTCAGAAACGAAAAAAGAAAAAAGTATTGAAGAGCAAATAATTGAAATGTTTTATAATGGAGTTTCCGAAGTGGATATTGCTAAAAAGTTTAACATGGGAATAGGTGAAGTTCGGTTAATTATTGATCTTATGAGTAGGTCAAAGGGGTGA
- the amrA gene encoding AmmeMemoRadiSam system protein A: protein MRGEHPYVRWAIEVIETYIKTKKILDPDPDRLPKELFEKKAGCFVTLHTFNGALRGCIGTYEATQENLALEIRNNAIASATRDPRFPPVTEDELGTIKVNVDVLSEIEPVKQIDELDPKKFGIIVAKGWQRGLLLPDIEGVNTVEEQIRIAKLKAGIFDENYTLYKFTVERYE, encoded by the coding sequence ATGAGAGGTGAACACCCTTATGTAAGATGGGCAATTGAAGTCATTGAAACTTACATAAAGACCAAAAAAATTTTAGACCCTGATCCAGACAGGTTACCGAAAGAGCTTTTTGAAAAAAAGGCTGGTTGTTTTGTAACTCTTCACACTTTTAACGGCGCCCTTCGAGGATGTATTGGTACATATGAGGCCACTCAAGAAAACTTAGCTCTTGAAATTAGAAACAATGCTATAGCATCTGCTACAAGAGATCCGCGTTTTCCACCTGTTACAGAAGATGAACTTGGCACAATAAAAGTCAATGTTGATGTTCTTAGTGAAATTGAACCGGTAAAACAAATTGACGAACTCGATCCAAAAAAATTTGGTATTATCGTTGCAAAAGGCTGGCAACGTGGGCTTTTATTGCCAGATATTGAAGGTGTAAACACAGTAGAAGAGCAAATTCGAATAGCCAAATTAAAAGCTGGTATTTTTGACGAAAACTATACCTTATATAAATTCACTGTGGAAAGATACGAATAA
- a CDS encoding HD-GYP domain-containing protein, translating into MKLERLLWRKMLYVVMSGMLVLFIVAIVFSLQAYNVVNREFEKNAINIVQSTLNTLQRSLGDIEARFYEQLQETMEKIQANKENADNIISRFFAFESERYKRVLFNFIPYSKLDKYIQKKLEKSVDYFILRKFESGVFMKTVYIRVDDRVYISTFSQGMQKIALLFKDLSNIKSKARFVKTITVCTHELKPIIPGLGEVGSKDKEYLIKAFGSKEPITVKNGKIYSIYHSWGYETDIEKFEPVGIIIKLDVSPLYSFAYLGIGSFFGVLGLVIFIMLRNSRKVAKEVSKPFEQLIKNMRDFRKTKEFQLDRDFATCGIEEVNNLLKEYKEMAEEISASFQEIRAMNEDLEESYRELEKLNNELEDSYLEFSTQLATIAEGYDENTGNHIERVGILSAFIAKKLGLSEEMVYKIRYYAPLHDIGKLMIPKEILLKPGKLTEEEFEEMKKHTIYGAALIGNKERFKIARNIALYHHEKCDGSGYPYGLKCEEIPIEAAIVTLVDVYDALRSERPYKSAFSHEKALKILTEGDERTKPEHFNPKVLEIFIKYEKEVEEIWNNVSTNIPSVLLQRLKEIERNG; encoded by the coding sequence TTGAAGCTTGAAAGATTATTATGGAGAAAAATGCTATATGTGGTTATGTCTGGAATGTTAGTGCTTTTTATTGTAGCGATTGTGTTTAGTTTGCAAGCGTATAACGTGGTCAATAGAGAATTTGAGAAAAACGCAATAAACATTGTTCAATCAACGTTAAATACCCTTCAGAGGTCTCTGGGAGATATAGAAGCCAGATTTTATGAGCAACTTCAAGAAACAATGGAAAAAATACAGGCGAATAAGGAAAATGCTGATAATATAATAAGTAGATTTTTTGCATTTGAAAGCGAACGCTATAAAAGAGTTTTATTTAATTTTATTCCTTATAGTAAATTAGATAAATATATTCAGAAAAAACTTGAGAAAAGCGTTGATTATTTCATACTCAGGAAATTTGAGAGTGGTGTATTTATGAAAACAGTTTATATTCGTGTGGATGATAGAGTTTATATTTCTACGTTTTCCCAGGGAATGCAGAAAATAGCTTTGTTATTTAAGGACCTTTCGAATATAAAAAGTAAGGCGCGTTTTGTAAAAACAATAACAGTTTGTACTCATGAGTTAAAGCCCATAATACCGGGGTTGGGAGAAGTTGGCTCTAAAGATAAAGAGTATCTCATTAAAGCATTTGGGAGCAAGGAGCCGATAACAGTTAAAAATGGAAAAATTTATTCTATATATCATTCCTGGGGATACGAAACAGATATAGAAAAATTTGAGCCTGTAGGTATAATCATAAAATTAGATGTTTCTCCTTTATACTCATTTGCTTATCTGGGAATAGGTAGTTTTTTCGGTGTTCTGGGACTGGTTATATTTATAATGTTGAGGAATTCCAGGAAAGTTGCAAAAGAAGTATCTAAACCTTTCGAGCAACTTATAAAAAATATGAGGGATTTCAGAAAAACAAAAGAGTTTCAATTGGACAGAGATTTTGCAACGTGTGGTATAGAAGAAGTAAATAATTTATTGAAAGAATATAAAGAAATGGCTGAAGAAATTTCGGCATCCTTTCAGGAAATTCGTGCAATGAATGAAGATCTTGAAGAAAGTTATAGAGAGCTTGAAAAGTTAAATAACGAATTAGAGGATTCTTATTTAGAATTTAGTACTCAGCTTGCTACAATAGCAGAAGGTTATGATGAAAATACAGGCAATCATATAGAGCGAGTTGGAATTTTATCGGCTTTTATTGCGAAAAAACTCGGATTAAGTGAAGAAATGGTCTACAAAATAAGGTATTATGCACCACTTCATGATATAGGAAAGTTAATGATTCCAAAGGAAATTCTGTTAAAACCTGGGAAGTTAACTGAAGAGGAATTTGAAGAAATGAAAAAGCACACAATTTATGGTGCGGCTTTGATTGGGAACAAAGAGCGTTTTAAAATAGCAAGAAACATAGCACTTTATCATCATGAAAAGTGTGACGGTTCGGGCTATCCTTACGGATTAAAATGTGAAGAAATACCAATTGAGGCGGCCATTGTAACTCTTGTAGATGTTTACGATGCTTTACGTTCTGAAAGACCTTATAAATCAGCTTTTTCGCATGAAAAAGCTTTGAAAATATTGACAGAAGGCGACGAGAGAACAAAACCGGAGCATTTCAACCCCAAAGTTCTGGAAATTTTTATAAAGTATGAAAAAGAAGTGGAAGAAATATGGAACAATGTTTCAACAAATATTCCTTCGGTGTTGTTGCAGCGCTTGAAAGAAATAGAGAGAAATGGTTAG